One stretch of Oncorhynchus tshawytscha isolate Ot180627B unplaced genomic scaffold, Otsh_v2.0 Un_contig_14143_pilon_pilon, whole genome shotgun sequence DNA includes these proteins:
- the LOC121843125 gene encoding ubiquitin carboxyl-terminal hydrolase 8-like — MITCVFLQKQKPVQSVNGYYQLTGVVSHLGGSANSGHYISDILHASGNWFCCNDSQVSMSNEATVLRTRARSAYMLFYMFRAIEREAPAHRA, encoded by the exons ATGATCACATGTGTTTTCTTACAGAAGCAGAAGCCAGTACAGTCAGTGAATGGTTACTACCAGCTGACTGGTGTAGTCTCTCATTTGGGAGGCTCCGCAAACTCCG GGCACTACATTAGTGACATATTGCATGCCAGTGGGAACTGGTTCTGCTGTAACGACAGCCAGGTGTCAATGTCCAATGAAGCCACTGTGCTGAGGACCAGAGCCCGGAGTGCCTACATGCTCTTCTATATGTTCAG GGCAATAGAGCGGGAGGCCCCAGCACACAGGGCCTAA
- the LOC121843124 gene encoding ubiquitin carboxyl-terminal hydrolase 37-like, with the protein MTLPRASSATRSMTLPRTSSATRGSEETQGARGEQVALVNMELLGLPNIGNTCFLNATLQCLLVLPSFSKEILHQEQLWSSSPFSNLLRCLFDVHRSGLPDSVANQASKADLMWKVKYSLSGYDLKYLGDTQQDAHELLVNMLCLLKEEGMILKTLGMNFTCPVSQLEFQLVSVRTCTSCGRESSTREDYNHLSLDFSPERTLLSSLTLTFKSEKVEFTCEGCKGLHASKVEQFHSLPLVLVLHLKRFGGPGGWRSWRLLFCFLRS; encoded by the exons ATGACTCTTCCCAGGGCCAGCTCAGCCACCAGAAGCATGACTCTTCCCAGGACCAGCTCAGCCACCAGAGGGTCAGAAGAGACCCAGGGGGCCAGAGGAGAACAGGTGGCACTGGTCAACATGGAACTTCTTGG GTTGCCTAACATTGGCAACACTTGCTTCCTTAACGCCACCCTGCAGTGCCTCCTGGTCCTGCCGTCCTTCTCAAAGGAAATCCTGCACCAGGAACAACTCTGgagctcctcccccttctccaacCTGCTCAG GTGTCTGTTTGATGTGCACCGTTCGGGTTTACCTGACAGTGTGGCAAACCAGGCCTCAAAAGCAGACCTCATGTGGAAGGTCAAGTACTCCTTGTCGGGATACGATTTGAAGTATCTGGGGGACACGCAACAG GATGCACATGAGTTACTTGTCAATATGCTGTGCCTGCTGAAGGAGGAGGGCATGATTCTGAAGACACTCGGGATGAACTTTACCTGCCCTGTTTCCCAGCTGGAGTTCCAACTTGTGTCGGTGCGCACATGTACCAG CTGTGGGCGCGAGTCGTCTACCAGAGAGGACTACAACCACCTCTCATTGGACTTCAGCCCTGAGCGcaccttgctgagcagcctaACACTCACTTTCAAA AGTGAAAAGGTTGAATTCACATGTGAGGGCTGTAAAGGCCTCCACGCCTCAAAGGTGGAGCAGTTCCACTCACTGCCTCT TGTGCTGGTTCTGCATCTGAAGAGGTTTGGAGGACCTGGGGGTTGGAGAAGCTGGAGGCTCCTCTTTTGTTTCCTTCGGAGCTGA